Proteins from one Candidatus Desulfovibrio trichonymphae genomic window:
- the rplU gene encoding 50S ribosomal protein L21, which yields MYAIIETGGKQFRVEEGSKLAVAKLAAEAGSAISLDRVLMIGGGKCKVGYPCLAGASVTAEVTEHGRAPKIKVFKRWRRNDSRKLRGHRQDYTTIRITGING from the coding sequence ATGTATGCGATTATAGAAACCGGCGGCAAGCAGTTCCGTGTCGAGGAAGGCTCAAAGCTCGCTGTTGCAAAACTCGCAGCGGAAGCCGGAAGCGCAATTTCCCTTGACAGGGTGTTGATGATCGGCGGCGGCAAATGCAAGGTGGGATATCCCTGTCTTGCCGGCGCTTCTGTGACGGCGGAGGTGACAGAACACGGGCGCGCTCCGAAAATCAAGGTGTTCAAGCGCTGGAGGCGCAACGACTCGCGCAAGCTGCGCGGGCATCGTCAGGACTACACAACCATTCGTATTACAGGCATTAACGGCTGA
- the rpmA gene encoding 50S ribosomal protein L27 codes for MAHKKAGGSSRNGRDSAGQRRGVKRYSGQRVSAGGIIVRQLGTTVYPGVNVGMGRDYTLFAKTAGVVRFEKYVRKRHTRVRVHIDKAIK; via the coding sequence ATGGCTCATAAAAAAGCAGGGGGATCCTCGCGTAACGGTCGCGACAGCGCGGGCCAGCGGCGCGGCGTAAAACGTTACAGCGGGCAGCGCGTATCGGCGGGCGGAATCATTGTGCGCCAGCTGGGTACAACAGTTTACCCAGGTGTCAACGTGGGCATGGGCAGGGATTATACTCTCTTTGCCAAAACAGCGGGCGTTGTGCGTTTTGAAAAATATGTTCGCAAACGTCATACCCGTGTGCGTGTACACATAGATAAGGCCATAAAATAA